A single region of the Aurantiacibacter sp. MUD11 genome encodes:
- a CDS encoding anthrone oxygenase family protein codes for MELIVDGLLWFSVLSTGIMAGVYFTFTTFAMRSFAELGDEAGMRAMQSINRVILRSPFLPLFFLSTLACAALVVLGLLGLARDDPWAMVAGAATYVLGMFAVTAAGNVPLNNQLDAADPVTEQGRAVWRDYLVRWTRLNHVRTVACCVAMVMLVWSMN; via the coding sequence ATGGAACTGATCGTTGACGGCCTGCTGTGGTTCTCGGTGCTGAGCACAGGGATCATGGCAGGCGTCTATTTTACCTTCACCACCTTCGCGATGCGATCCTTCGCGGAGCTGGGGGACGAGGCGGGGATGCGGGCGATGCAGTCGATAAACCGCGTGATCCTGCGCAGCCCCTTCCTGCCACTGTTCTTCCTCTCCACGCTCGCCTGCGCGGCGCTGGTGGTGCTGGGACTGCTGGGCCTCGCGAGAGACGATCCCTGGGCCATGGTGGCCGGAGCCGCGACCTACGTGCTGGGCATGTTCGCGGTGACCGCCGCGGGCAATGTCCCGCTCAACAATCAGCTCGACGCCGCCGACCCCGTGACCGAGCAAGGACGCGCAGTGTGGCGGGACTACCTTGTCCGCTGGACGCGGCTGAACCACGTTCGGACAGTGGCGTGCTGTGTGGCAATGGTGATGTTGGTTTGGAGTATGAATTAG